The Phoenix dactylifera cultivar Barhee BC4 unplaced genomic scaffold, palm_55x_up_171113_PBpolish2nd_filt_p 000332F, whole genome shotgun sequence genome has a window encoding:
- the LOC120105636 gene encoding uncharacterized protein LOC120105636, whose translation MRNREEQALRNIAARRRGTRATSQGTTSQPAEPAPTATTTQPDFAGVYQVMTQLLQQQQQMQQLIQQQMQAMVRPAQRMDSCYERFRRLNPPMFEGGADYLAAETWIREIEEMFDALQFPEDVKIRLAIPMLKGNAKFWWTAMKATFEGDDEQLTWDEFKDIFYDQYFPKSVRLTKENEFLSLMQSENMTVLEYANKFNELGRFCPRLMEDDQSKANRFEQGLRYGIRSRLSVLMFNSYRDVLDRALKVEAELIRSERERGSQKKPRILGNQIKQPRDSEGPPNKKRFEACYYCDKFHAGPCLKKAGACFICGQPGHIARDCPNKKENDSGPARPTDQRQKGGARPL comes from the exons ATGAGGAACAGAGAGGAACAAGCCTTGAGGAATATTGCAGCTAGAAGGAGAGGGACAAGAGCAACCTCTCAAGGAACTACCAGCCAACCAGCTGAGCCAGCTCCCACTGCGACCACTACCCAACCAGATTTTGCTGGGGTATATCAAGTGATGACTCAGCTCCTTCAACAGCAACAGCAGATGCAACAACTGATACAACAACAGATGCAGGCCATGGTCCGACCTGCACAACGTATGGACTCTTGTTATGAGAGGTTCCGTAGGCTGAATCCTCCTATGTTCGAGGGTGGAGCTGATTATCTAGCTGCTGAGACTTGGATTCGGGAAATAGAAGAAATGTTTGATGCACTACAATTTCCCGAAGACGTCAAGATCAGACTGGCGATACCCATGCTCAAAGGAAATGCCAAGTTTTGGTGGACGGCCATGAAAGCTACATTCGAGGGTGATGATGAACAACTGACTTGGGATGAATTCAAGGATATATTCTATGATCAGTATTTTCCTAAGTCAGTAAGGCTGACAAAGGAGAATGAGTTCCTATCTTTAATGCAGTCAGAGAATATGACGGTGCTGGAGTATGCCAATAAGTTTAATGAATTAGGCCGGTTCTGTCCTCGACTTATGGAAGATGATCAAAGCAAGGCCAACAGATTTGAGCAAGGCTTGAGATACGGAATTCGATCCCGGTTGTCAGTTCTAATGTTTAATAGTTACAGGGATGTACTCGACAGGGCTCTGAAGGTTGAAGCTGAACTGATTAGATCAGAAAGAGAAAGGGGTAGCCAGAAGAAGCCTAGAATATTAGGGAATCAAATCAAACAGCCAAGGGACTCTGAAGGTCCTCCAAACAAGAAGAGATTTGAAGCTTGTTACTACTGTGATAAATTCCATGCTGGACCTTGTCTAAAGAAAGCAGGAGCCTGTTTCATTTGTGGGCAGCCGGGGCACATAGCACGTGACTGTCCGAATAAAAAGGAGAATGACTCTGGGCCTGCCAGACCTACGGATCAAAGACAGAAGGGTGGTGCACGG CCCTTATGa